GCTATGCTCTCTATTTCCCAAGAGAACTAAGACTCCGCCTTCATCGGCAATACGTTGCATCGCCTTCTCAAGGGACCAACTACGCTTCTGATCACGTTCCGAATGTAGTAGATCATTGAAGGTATTTTGCAGATGCACGCGTACCAAGACTTCCTCTTTAACTTCACCCTTGATCAATACATAGTGGAGCTGATTATCGATAGTGTCTCTAAAAGTCAGCATGTCGAATTCACCGAAACGTGTTGGCAGCTTACACTTAGCCTCACGTACCACATTACTCTCTTTGGTATTTCGATATTCGATAAGGTCGGCTATGGTGCCCATTTTAAGACCATGTTTTTTAGCAAAAATTTCAAGGTCAGGACGACGAGCCATGGTGCCATCTTCATTCAATATTTCGACAATCACAGATGATGCTTCAAAACCTGCCAGTCTGGCTAAATCACAGCCCGCCTCGGTATGACCGGCGCGAATAAGCACGCCGCCCTCTTTAGCCATCAAGGGAAAGATATGACCAGGCTGTACGATATCACTAGGCTTAGCCTCTTTAGCGACTGCGGCTAACACAGTTACCGCTCTGTCTTGGGCCGAAATACCTGTAGTAACCCCTTCAGCAGCCTCGATAGACATGGTGAAGTTGGTCGAGAACTGGGCATTGTTATTGGTAACCATCAGAGGTAAGTTCAGCTG
This portion of the Shewanella violacea DSS12 genome encodes:
- the ribBA gene encoding bifunctional 3,4-dihydroxy-2-butanone-4-phosphate synthase/GTP cyclohydrolase II, whose translation is MSLHSIEEIIEDIRLGKMVILMDDEDRENEGDLIMAADMVTAEAINFMATFGRGLICQTLTKSRCQQLNLPLMVTNNNAQFSTNFTMSIEAAEGVTTGISAQDRAVTVLAAVAKEAKPSDIVQPGHIFPLMAKEGGVLIRAGHTEAGCDLARLAGFEASSVIVEILNEDGTMARRPDLEIFAKKHGLKMGTIADLIEYRNTKESNVVREAKCKLPTRFGEFDMLTFRDTIDNQLHYVLIKGEVKEEVLVRVHLQNTFNDLLHSERDQKRSWSLEKAMQRIADEGGVLVLLGNREHSSDILAKVKAFELEDSGQTLAAAKWKGTSRQVGVGSQILANVGVTKMRLLSSPKRYHSLSGFGLEVTEYISE